One genomic region from Dehalobacter restrictus DSM 9455 encodes:
- a CDS encoding glycosyltransferase family 2 protein codes for MDSFSNIVQEIFNVTMISLQVIIIFVTLYYFILSILGMRRKPEDDEFEPKNRFAIVVAAHNEQRVIAPLINNLKNLDYPRELFDIFVVADNCTDNTAYLAKKAGAYVYKRFDETKRGKGYALEYLFSKIFALDHTYDAFVLFDADNLVKGNFLREMNKKLCQGDQIIQGYVDSKNPYDTWVTTSFSIAFWMMNRLVQLARFNFGVSNTLAGTGMCISYDVLKKFGWGAHSLVEDLEFTMKALVYGIKTSWAHDAVVYDEKPLSFVQSCHQRKRWAQGQVDVACRYLPILLVKGFREKKWLYFDAAMHLFQPFFLIISASFILMQVLFFLRPYYVNLFIDYIPAGVWQVLSGSVVVFAILSLYLDKKPTKAYFGLILYPIFMYSWIPIIIAGFIHRNKKEWSHTLHTRSINYEEIRAEEKVSTS; via the coding sequence TTGGATAGTTTTTCCAATATTGTGCAAGAAATTTTTAACGTTACTATGATTTCTCTACAAGTCATCATTATTTTTGTGACTTTGTATTATTTTATTTTATCGATTCTGGGGATGCGTCGGAAACCTGAAGATGATGAATTTGAACCCAAGAATAGATTTGCGATTGTCGTTGCCGCCCATAATGAGCAAAGGGTAATCGCGCCGTTGATTAACAACCTTAAAAATCTGGATTATCCGAGAGAACTTTTTGACATCTTTGTTGTAGCCGATAATTGCACGGATAACACTGCTTACCTGGCAAAAAAAGCTGGAGCCTATGTGTACAAGCGTTTTGATGAGACAAAACGCGGAAAAGGCTATGCCTTGGAATACTTATTTTCGAAGATTTTTGCTTTAGACCATACGTATGATGCTTTTGTTTTGTTTGATGCCGATAATCTCGTCAAGGGTAACTTCCTCAGAGAGATGAATAAAAAGCTCTGCCAGGGAGATCAAATCATTCAGGGCTATGTGGATTCCAAGAACCCTTATGATACATGGGTTACCACTTCATTTTCAATTGCATTTTGGATGATGAACAGGCTGGTTCAGCTGGCCAGGTTCAATTTCGGAGTTTCCAATACCCTGGCCGGTACAGGGATGTGTATTTCCTACGATGTACTTAAGAAATTTGGCTGGGGAGCTCATTCTTTGGTTGAAGATCTTGAGTTTACGATGAAAGCCCTGGTATATGGGATAAAAACCAGCTGGGCGCATGACGCGGTCGTCTATGACGAAAAGCCGCTTAGCTTTGTACAGTCCTGTCATCAAAGGAAACGCTGGGCTCAGGGGCAGGTTGACGTTGCCTGCAGATATTTGCCTATTCTTCTTGTAAAAGGATTCCGCGAGAAAAAGTGGCTGTATTTTGATGCAGCGATGCATCTCTTTCAGCCGTTCTTCCTGATTATTTCGGCTTCGTTTATTTTGATGCAGGTGTTATTCTTTCTGCGCCCTTATTATGTCAACTTGTTTATTGACTATATTCCTGCAGGTGTCTGGCAGGTTCTTTCCGGAAGTGTTGTTGTTTTTGCCATATTGTCCCTGTACTTGGACAAAAAGCCAACAAAGGCCTATTTTGGCTTGATTCTGTATCCGATCTTTATGTACAGCTGGATACCGATCATTATTGCCGGGTTTATTCATCGCAACAAGAAAGAGTGGTCGCATACGCTACATACCCGCTCGATTAATTATGAGGAAATTCGTGCGGAAGAAAAAGTATCGACCAGCTGA
- a CDS encoding DUF1015 domain-containing protein produces MATIRPFKALRPREELAAKVAALPYDVYNREEALAEVRKEPLSFLQIDRAETQFTPEVSPYDIRVYERARDSLQEMIQNGVFVREDRPCYYVYELVMDGRSQTGLVGCAAMDDYLNNVIKKHEKTREDKEIDRINHVDICKAQTGPIFLAYRSQQGINEVVSRIKQESPLYDFTAPDGIRHTVWKIDGDHDLAAIYFGFQNTRSIYIADGHHRAASAVKVGLRRRDAHPGFTGEEEFNYFLSVLFPHDQLMILDYNRVVKDLNGYQKDALLKEIEKAFIVTKTGAEPYKPQKKAVFGMYLEESWYKLEARAEILSDDPVEGLDVSLLQNHLLTPILDIKDVRTDKRIDFVGGIRGLKELEKRVASDMKLAFSMYPTSIDELFAVSDADKLMPPKSTWFEPKLRSGLLIHELE; encoded by the coding sequence TTGGCTACAATCAGACCGTTTAAAGCGCTGCGGCCGAGGGAAGAACTTGCTGCGAAAGTCGCAGCACTTCCTTATGATGTCTATAACCGCGAAGAAGCATTGGCTGAAGTAAGAAAAGAACCGTTGTCGTTTTTGCAGATTGACCGGGCAGAGACCCAGTTCACTCCTGAGGTCAGTCCTTATGATATCCGGGTCTATGAGAGAGCGAGAGACAGTCTGCAGGAAATGATCCAAAATGGCGTTTTTGTCAGGGAGGATAGACCCTGCTATTATGTGTATGAACTGGTGATGGATGGCCGTTCCCAGACGGGTTTGGTCGGATGTGCCGCGATGGATGATTACCTGAACAATGTTATCAAAAAACATGAAAAAACCAGAGAAGATAAGGAAATTGACAGAATTAATCATGTCGACATTTGCAAGGCTCAGACCGGCCCGATTTTTTTGGCTTATCGGTCTCAACAGGGAATCAATGAGGTTGTCAGCCGAATTAAACAAGAAAGCCCCCTCTATGATTTCACTGCTCCGGACGGAATTAGACATACCGTTTGGAAAATAGATGGGGATCATGATTTGGCTGCGATCTATTTCGGATTTCAAAATACCCGAAGCATCTATATTGCGGATGGACACCACAGAGCTGCTTCGGCGGTGAAAGTAGGCTTGCGCAGAAGAGACGCCCATCCCGGTTTTACCGGAGAGGAAGAATTCAACTATTTTCTTTCTGTCCTTTTCCCGCACGATCAATTGATGATCCTGGATTACAATAGAGTAGTCAAAGATCTTAACGGTTATCAGAAAGATGCCCTGCTGAAAGAAATAGAAAAAGCATTTATTGTAACCAAAACGGGTGCTGAACCCTATAAGCCTCAGAAAAAAGCTGTCTTTGGTATGTATCTGGAAGAATCATGGTATAAACTGGAGGCCAGGGCTGAGATCCTTTCCGATGATCCTGTGGAAGGCTTGGACGTTTCACTGCTGCAAAATCATCTCTTAACACCGATCCTGGATATCAAAGATGTCAGAACGGATAAACGAATCGATTTTGTCGGTGGGATACGCGGCCTGAAGGAACTGGAAAAGCGGGTGGCCAGTGATATGAAACTTGCTTTTTCGATGTATCCGACATCGATTGATGAACTTTTTGCGGTATCTGATGCAGATAAGCTTATGCCGCCCAAATCTACCTGGTTTGAACCCAAACTGAGAAGCGGACTGCTTATTCACGAACTGGAATAG
- a CDS encoding class I SAM-dependent methyltransferase — protein MNIEEIRERWNLKEQNKKASVDMWNSMAGSFGENVRPGFEEDAFLKLLLNKNMLNPEGLILDIGCGAGKYALALAGRCSQVTGVDLSPQMIAIAEQKKKEYKIDNAAFYCEDWHNLDLVQAGWQHKFDLVFAHMTPAVQSADTFEKLSAASKGWCILSKPIRRTDPVSDVVKALAGIKEKRESSDEELVFAFELLWRQGYLPELQYEKQVWKMKKTLEQAKGLYINRIKTYRDISSAEEKEIETYLGSLAKDGFVYEEVDTTVATMVWQV, from the coding sequence ATGAATATTGAAGAAATCCGCGAAAGATGGAACCTGAAAGAACAAAACAAAAAAGCCAGCGTAGATATGTGGAATTCAATGGCCGGAAGCTTCGGTGAAAATGTTCGCCCTGGTTTTGAGGAAGATGCGTTTTTGAAGCTGCTGCTAAACAAGAATATGCTGAATCCGGAGGGACTGATCCTGGATATCGGCTGCGGCGCGGGCAAATATGCGTTGGCCTTAGCCGGGAGATGCAGCCAGGTAACTGGTGTTGACCTGTCTCCCCAAATGATTGCGATTGCCGAACAAAAAAAGAAAGAATATAAAATCGACAACGCTGCTTTTTATTGTGAGGATTGGCATAACCTGGATCTTGTGCAGGCCGGGTGGCAACACAAATTCGACCTCGTGTTTGCCCATATGACGCCGGCCGTTCAAAGTGCGGATACTTTTGAAAAGCTGAGTGCCGCGTCGAAAGGCTGGTGTATACTCTCCAAGCCGATTCGGCGAACCGATCCGGTGTCTGATGTCGTTAAAGCGCTGGCTGGAATTAAGGAGAAGCGGGAAAGCAGTGACGAAGAGCTGGTATTCGCGTTTGAACTTCTTTGGCGTCAGGGGTATCTTCCGGAACTGCAATACGAGAAGCAGGTCTGGAAAATGAAGAAAACGTTGGAGCAAGCAAAAGGGTTGTATATCAACCGGATAAAAACCTACCGCGATATTTCCTCTGCAGAGGAAAAAGAAATCGAAACCTATTTGGGATCTCTGGCCAAGGACGGTTTTGTTTATGAAGAGGTTGATACAACCGTTGCAACAATGGTTTGGCAAGTTTAA
- a CDS encoding CooT family nickel-binding protein, whose amino-acid sequence MLENIFGERKIVKAKIKGIELVDQRIVLKK is encoded by the coding sequence GTGCTAGAGAATATCTTTGGTGAAAGGAAAATTGTTAAGGCGAAAATCAAAGGAATTGAACTGGTAGATCAGAGAATCGTGCTGAAAAAATAG
- a CDS encoding FmdE family protein, which yields MCVKPTEWEKAVEFHGHQCPGLAIGYKAAVTAREKMGVRFSVDEEIVCVTENDACGVDAIQVMTGCSMGKGNLIYRGTGKMAFSFFNRRNGESLRLILKPFEGEMNREERQAYILNAQAEEIFQMMKPSYELPETARLFTSVVCEVCGENAPEHKIRLQDGKKVCLDCFKDYGRGW from the coding sequence ATGTGTGTAAAACCTACTGAATGGGAAAAGGCGGTGGAATTCCATGGACATCAGTGTCCGGGACTGGCTATCGGCTATAAAGCGGCAGTCACGGCTCGGGAAAAGATGGGCGTGCGCTTTTCTGTGGATGAAGAAATTGTCTGTGTTACCGAAAACGATGCCTGCGGCGTCGATGCGATCCAGGTCATGACCGGCTGCAGCATGGGAAAAGGGAATCTGATCTATAGGGGAACCGGTAAAATGGCGTTCAGTTTTTTTAACCGGAGAAACGGGGAAAGCCTGCGATTAATTCTAAAGCCGTTTGAAGGGGAAATGAACAGGGAAGAGCGTCAGGCATATATCCTGAACGCCCAGGCAGAAGAAATTTTTCAGATGATGAAACCAAGTTATGAATTGCCTGAAACGGCAAGGCTCTTTACCTCAGTAGTTTGTGAAGTCTGCGGAGAAAACGCGCCGGAACATAAAATCAGATTGCAGGACGGCAAAAAAGTCTGCCTGGACTGTTTCAAAGATTACGGCAGGGGCTGGTAG
- the lysS gene encoding lysine--tRNA ligase — MENLDINELMRIRLDKLDNLRAKGIEPYADHYLRTHLSQGIIENFDELEGQDVSAAGRIMSKRDQGKVLFVHIQDLQGKIQIYIRVDAFGEEMFDTIKTFDIGDIIGVRGSVFRTKRGEISIKAEDITLLSKSLRPLPEKFHGLTNVDIRYRQRYLDLIMNAEVKETFITRNKIIRTMREYLEEKGFLEVETPTLLPIAGGATAKPFITHHNALDMQLYMRIALELPLKRLIVGGFEKVFEIGRNFRNEGISIKHNPEFTMMELYQAYANYEDIMNLTEDMIVYIVEKVLHTQEVTYQGEKINFAKPWRRLPMLDAIKEYAGIDFTQIETDEEARKVAMEKGLQINALETKGKIINEVFEEFVEPKLIQPTFIIGHPVEISPLAKRNAENPEYTDRFEVFIYGREAGNAFSELNDPIDQRGRFEKQVLEREKGDDEAHMMDEDFLQALEYGLPPTGGLGIGIDRLVMLLTDSASIRDVILFPTMKSRED, encoded by the coding sequence ATGGAAAATCTGGATATTAATGAACTGATGCGTATTCGCTTGGACAAGCTGGACAATCTCAGGGCGAAAGGTATTGAGCCCTATGCGGACCATTACTTGAGAACCCATTTATCACAAGGCATTATCGAGAATTTTGATGAGCTGGAAGGGCAGGATGTCAGCGCAGCCGGAAGAATCATGTCCAAAAGAGATCAAGGGAAAGTTCTTTTCGTGCACATTCAAGACCTTCAGGGGAAAATCCAGATCTATATTCGGGTTGATGCGTTCGGCGAAGAAATGTTTGACACGATAAAGACGTTTGATATTGGTGATATTATCGGCGTCCGCGGCAGCGTTTTCCGTACCAAAAGAGGCGAGATTTCAATAAAGGCTGAGGATATTACATTGCTATCAAAATCGCTGAGACCGCTGCCGGAAAAGTTTCATGGGCTTACCAACGTCGATATCCGTTACCGTCAGCGTTATCTTGATTTGATCATGAATGCAGAAGTGAAGGAAACATTTATCACCAGAAATAAAATTATTAGAACGATGCGTGAATACCTGGAAGAGAAAGGATTTCTGGAGGTTGAGACGCCTACGCTGCTTCCGATCGCAGGCGGCGCGACTGCAAAGCCTTTTATTACGCATCATAACGCGCTTGATATGCAGTTATACATGAGGATAGCTCTGGAACTTCCGCTTAAGAGGCTGATTGTGGGCGGTTTTGAAAAGGTATTTGAAATTGGCCGTAATTTCCGGAATGAAGGAATTTCGATTAAGCATAACCCTGAATTTACCATGATGGAACTATATCAGGCTTATGCAAATTATGAAGACATTATGAACCTTACAGAGGATATGATCGTTTATATTGTGGAGAAAGTTCTTCATACCCAGGAAGTTACTTATCAGGGTGAAAAGATTAATTTCGCGAAGCCCTGGCGCCGCTTGCCGATGCTTGACGCAATTAAAGAGTATGCTGGAATAGATTTTACCCAAATTGAAACCGATGAAGAAGCCAGAAAAGTTGCCATGGAGAAAGGGCTGCAAATTAATGCCCTGGAAACCAAGGGCAAAATTATCAATGAGGTTTTTGAAGAATTTGTTGAACCAAAACTTATTCAACCAACTTTTATCATCGGTCATCCTGTAGAAATTTCTCCTCTTGCTAAAAGGAATGCAGAAAATCCTGAGTATACGGACAGGTTTGAGGTATTTATTTATGGTAGAGAGGCAGGAAATGCGTTCTCGGAGTTAAATGACCCCATTGATCAGAGAGGGAGATTTGAAAAACAGGTTCTGGAAAGAGAAAAGGGTGACGATGAGGCGCACATGATGGATGAAGACTTTCTTCAAGCGCTTGAATATGGACTTCCGCCTACAGGCGGACTTGGCATTGGGATTGACAGGCTCGTCATGCTTCTGACAGATTCAGCCTCTATCAGGGACGTTATCTTATTTCCTACCATGAAATCCAGAGAAGATTAA
- a CDS encoding nucleotidyl transferase AbiEii/AbiGii toxin family protein encodes MQNYMLERLLERISLSKYHPNLILKGGFLISAIVGLDTRATMDLDTTIKGFDVKSRTVLSNYKAVMENIASSEQLKGFWEKYQSNFDYARDVDFADACQTISQIFQEIGF; translated from the coding sequence ATGCAGAACTACATGCTGGAAAGGCTGTTGGAACGTATTTCTCTATCCAAGTATCACCCGAATCTGATTTTGAAAGGCGGTTTTTTGATCTCGGCCATTGTCGGACTGGATACAAGGGCAACGATGGATTTGGATACCACAATCAAAGGCTTTGACGTGAAAAGTAGAACTGTATTATCAAACTATAAAGCAGTAATGGAAAACATTGCTTCAAGCGAACAACTGAAAGGCTTCTGGGAAAAATACCAATCAAATTTTGATTATGCACGTGACGTTGATTTTGCTGATGCCTGCCAAACGATCAGCCAAATTTTCCAAGAAATCGGTTTTTAA
- a CDS encoding phosphoglycerate dehydrogenase, translating to MFKINCLNPIAKIGLDNFSEEYAITDNYEEADAVLVRSASVHELDLPDSLQAIARAGAGVNNIPIDKCAEKGIVVFNTPGANANGVKELVLTGLFLASRDIIGGVNWVNSVKDDPDVAKLVEKNKAKYAGIEISGKKLGVIGLGAIGVLVANAAMKLGMEVYGYDPFISVRSAWHLSKYIKPSKSLAEIYKECDFISIHVPLSDATQGMLNEEAFKMMKNGVRILNFSRDSLVNEEDMIAALKVGKVFKYVTDFPTPKMAPLNEVVAIPHLGASTCESEDNCAVMAVSQLMDYLENGTIRNSVNYPDCDNGYPDNAGRLAIHHKNIPNMIGQFTSALAQENINISDMINKSKGQYAYTLVDIEIPSTPEIKQKIKAIEGVYRVRIVK from the coding sequence ATGTTTAAAATCAATTGTTTAAATCCGATTGCCAAGATTGGGCTGGACAATTTCTCGGAAGAATATGCTATTACGGATAACTATGAAGAGGCGGATGCCGTTCTGGTCAGAAGTGCCAGTGTTCATGAACTGGACCTGCCGGATTCTCTGCAGGCAATTGCCCGGGCCGGAGCAGGAGTGAACAATATACCGATTGATAAATGCGCTGAAAAAGGGATTGTTGTTTTTAATACACCGGGGGCTAATGCCAATGGTGTTAAGGAATTGGTACTGACCGGACTGTTTCTGGCATCCCGTGACATTATCGGCGGCGTAAATTGGGTGAATTCTGTTAAAGATGATCCGGATGTTGCTAAACTTGTTGAGAAAAATAAGGCCAAGTATGCAGGTATTGAAATCAGCGGCAAGAAACTGGGTGTAATCGGGCTTGGGGCGATTGGGGTTCTCGTAGCAAATGCGGCGATGAAACTTGGCATGGAAGTATACGGGTATGATCCGTTCATTTCTGTCCGCTCGGCCTGGCATTTGTCTAAATATATCAAGCCCAGCAAATCCTTGGCGGAGATTTATAAAGAATGTGATTTCATCAGCATCCATGTACCCTTGTCCGATGCAACTCAGGGGATGCTGAATGAAGAAGCCTTCAAAATGATGAAAAACGGCGTCCGCATTCTAAATTTCTCGCGCGATTCTTTAGTCAATGAAGAAGATATGATTGCAGCACTAAAAGTTGGCAAGGTATTCAAATATGTTACCGACTTTCCTACTCCTAAAATGGCGCCTCTGAATGAAGTCGTTGCTATTCCGCACCTGGGAGCTTCCACCTGTGAATCAGAGGATAATTGTGCGGTGATGGCTGTCAGCCAGCTCATGGATTATCTTGAAAACGGCACGATCAGAAATTCCGTGAACTATCCGGACTGTGACAACGGTTATCCTGATAATGCCGGCCGTCTCGCGATTCATCACAAAAATATCCCGAATATGATTGGTCAGTTCACTTCGGCCCTAGCTCAGGAGAATATCAATATCTCTGATATGATTAATAAGAGCAAAGGCCAGTATGCCTATACCTTGGTTGATATTGAGATACCATCCACACCGGAAATAAAGCAGAAAATTAAAGCGATTGAAGGAGTCTACAGAGTCAGGATTGTAAAATAA
- a CDS encoding type IV toxin-antitoxin system AbiEi family antitoxin domain-containing protein produces the protein MMKTIDKIKEILKQNNGIITASQVTDANISRHYLKKMLDIGALAKVDRGIYIKPKMWEDKMYILQYKYSRGIFSHETALYIHGLTDRIPQKYTMTFPYGYHTHSLKEENVIIKKSVKDLYELGLTKGVSPCGNPIRLYDVERTLCDIVKGNNTCDIQIVNQAMKQYAKMPGNNIPLLFDYAEKVRVKPKILNYMEVLL, from the coding sequence ATGATGAAAACTATTGACAAAATTAAAGAGATTCTCAAACAAAACAATGGCATTATTACTGCCTCACAGGTTACTGATGCCAATATTTCAAGGCATTATCTTAAGAAAATGCTGGACATAGGGGCCTTGGCAAAGGTTGACCGGGGGATTTATATCAAGCCGAAAATGTGGGAAGATAAAATGTATATCTTGCAGTACAAGTATAGCCGTGGCATCTTTTCCCACGAAACGGCCTTATATATTCATGGTCTGACGGACAGGATACCCCAGAAATATACCATGACGTTTCCCTATGGATATCATACGCACTCTCTGAAAGAAGAAAATGTAATCATAAAAAAATCCGTTAAGGATCTGTACGAGCTCGGGTTGACCAAGGGCGTTTCGCCCTGCGGCAATCCCATACGCCTGTACGACGTGGAACGAACGCTGTGCGATATTGTTAAAGGCAATAACACCTGTGATATTCAGATTGTGAATCAGGCCATGAAGCAGTATGCCAAGATGCCGGGAAACAATATCCCGCTGCTTTTTGACTATGCGGAGAAAGTACGGGTAAAGCCTAAAATACTGAACTATATGGAGGTGCTGCTGTGA
- a CDS encoding L,D-transpeptidase — protein MYSIMLSLNKRQLYVSKDSQIIRNYPIGIGKTATPTPIGSYEIISKVPNPGGVFGVMWLGLSIPGYGIHGTNNPQSIGRQVSKGCIRMLNKDVLELARIIPTGTSVTIRS, from the coding sequence ATGTATTCGATTATGCTTTCTTTAAATAAACGTCAGCTTTATGTGTCCAAAGACAGTCAAATTATCAGGAACTATCCGATTGGCATCGGAAAAACAGCGACACCTACTCCAATCGGATCTTATGAAATCATTAGTAAAGTACCAAATCCCGGAGGCGTATTTGGTGTGATGTGGCTTGGACTCAGCATCCCTGGATATGGAATCCATGGTACAAATAATCCTCAGTCAATTGGCAGACAAGTTTCTAAAGGCTGTATCCGCATGCTTAATAAAGATGTCTTAGAGCTCGCTAGAATTATCCCCACTGGCACCTCAGTCACTATCCGTTCTTAA
- the serC gene encoding 3-phosphoserine/phosphohydroxythreonine transaminase, which produces MTRVFNFSAGPAVLPEEVLKEAAEEMLDYDVTGMSVMEMSHRSKAFEKIIGDAEQDLRDLLNIPDNYKVLFLQGGASQQFAMVPMNLMKNRVADYLNTGQWAKKAIQEGKIYGKIDVIASSEDKTYTYIPDMKDLKISEDADYVYICHNNTIYGTRFTELPETGDKILVADMSSDFLSEPVDVSKYGLIFAGAQKNVGPAGVVVVIIREDLITDDVLPGTPTMLKYKTQADNKSLYNTPPAYGIYICGKVFKWLKKLGGLEVMKKINEEKAAILYDYLDSSKMFKGTVVKKDRSLMNVPFVTGLEELDKKFTKEAKEAGLVNLEGHRSVGGMRASIYNAMPMEGVKALIAFMKKFEEGNI; this is translated from the coding sequence ATGACAAGAGTATTTAATTTTTCTGCTGGACCGGCAGTATTGCCTGAAGAAGTTCTCAAAGAAGCTGCCGAGGAAATGCTGGATTATGATGTCACGGGGATGTCCGTGATGGAAATGAGCCATCGCTCCAAAGCTTTTGAAAAAATTATTGGTGATGCGGAGCAGGATCTTAGGGATTTGCTGAACATTCCGGATAATTATAAGGTGCTGTTCCTGCAAGGCGGAGCATCACAACAGTTTGCCATGGTCCCGATGAATTTAATGAAGAACAGGGTTGCTGATTACCTGAACACTGGACAATGGGCTAAGAAAGCGATTCAGGAAGGAAAGATCTACGGTAAAATCGACGTCATTGCGTCTTCAGAAGACAAAACCTATACGTATATCCCGGATATGAAGGACCTGAAGATCTCTGAGGACGCTGACTATGTGTACATTTGCCATAACAACACCATCTATGGAACGAGGTTTACAGAACTTCCTGAAACCGGTGACAAAATCCTGGTTGCGGACATGTCGTCGGATTTTCTGTCTGAACCTGTAGATGTAAGCAAATATGGTTTGATCTTTGCAGGTGCTCAAAAAAATGTCGGCCCGGCCGGCGTTGTCGTCGTCATTATTCGGGAGGACCTGATTACGGATGATGTGCTGCCGGGGACGCCTACCATGTTAAAATACAAAACACAGGCAGACAACAAGTCACTTTATAACACACCACCGGCCTATGGCATTTATATTTGCGGCAAAGTATTTAAATGGCTGAAAAAACTGGGCGGACTCGAAGTCATGAAAAAAATCAATGAGGAAAAAGCCGCAATTTTATATGACTATCTTGATTCCAGCAAAATGTTTAAAGGAACAGTCGTTAAGAAAGACCGTTCACTGATGAATGTGCCGTTTGTAACCGGATTAGAAGAGCTGGACAAGAAATTTACCAAAGAAGCCAAAGAGGCCGGCTTGGTAAATTTAGAAGGTCATCGCTCAGTCGGCGGAATGAGAGCGAGCATTTACAATGCGATGCCCATGGAAGGCGTGAAAGCGTTAATCGCATTTATGAAAAAATTTGAAGAAGGAAACATCTAG
- a CDS encoding M20/M25/M40 family metallo-hydrolase, translated as MSINVTDEFLKLVSIDSPSKKEGKLAGYLKRRLKELGADVYEDHSAAKTGSDTGNLIAVLQGNSEGAPVIMLAAHMDTVASTEGMTPRIEEGVIYSDGQTILGADDKAGIAVILAVLSRLQEDKHILHSPVEVVLTVQEEIGLYGIKNLDYALKADFGYVLDGDGPVGTVVHAAPSHITLDLVVQGKAAHAGLAPETGVNAIVVASKAIADLKSGRIDQETTSNFGIITGGTARNVVAEKVQITAEVRSHDQAKLEIETDKILEKFETVAAKNQANFSYTKELAYEAFSIDPAHPAVQNLLEAGKTLGIHTELTSTGGGLDANILNSRGIPCLALGLGNHNPHTREEYVEIDQMEKSVEFVLEALSYS; from the coding sequence ATGTCAATTAATGTTACGGATGAATTTCTTAAGCTTGTTTCCATTGACAGTCCGTCCAAAAAAGAAGGGAAACTCGCAGGCTATCTAAAACGAAGGTTGAAAGAGCTCGGTGCTGATGTCTATGAGGACCATTCCGCCGCCAAAACAGGGAGTGATACGGGCAATCTGATCGCAGTACTGCAGGGCAACAGTGAGGGTGCACCGGTGATCATGCTTGCAGCTCATATGGATACGGTAGCATCCACTGAAGGAATGACACCCCGGATTGAGGAAGGGGTCATTTACAGCGATGGACAAACCATCCTTGGGGCGGATGATAAAGCTGGAATAGCCGTAATACTCGCAGTACTGAGCAGGCTTCAGGAAGACAAGCATATCCTGCATAGTCCGGTTGAAGTTGTTCTGACAGTCCAGGAAGAAATTGGTCTTTATGGTATAAAAAATCTTGATTATGCCCTTAAAGCTGACTTCGGCTATGTCTTGGATGGTGACGGCCCTGTGGGTACCGTAGTCCACGCAGCACCTTCTCATATCACGCTTGATCTGGTTGTTCAGGGTAAAGCTGCACATGCGGGCCTGGCGCCTGAAACGGGCGTGAATGCAATTGTTGTTGCGTCCAAAGCCATTGCAGACTTGAAATCAGGAAGGATAGACCAGGAAACAACGAGTAATTTCGGGATCATTACCGGTGGCACAGCACGCAATGTGGTTGCTGAAAAGGTACAAATCACGGCAGAGGTACGAAGTCATGATCAAGCGAAACTTGAAATTGAAACCGATAAAATTCTTGAAAAATTTGAAACTGTTGCAGCCAAGAACCAGGCAAATTTCAGCTATACGAAGGAACTCGCCTATGAAGCGTTTAGCATAGATCCTGCACATCCGGCTGTTCAAAATTTACTGGAGGCAGGGAAGACACTCGGCATTCACACGGAATTAACTTCGACTGGCGGAGGACTTGATGCCAATATTCTAAATTCCCGCGGCATACCGTGTCTGGCACTGGGCCTTGGGAATCATAACCCGCATACGCGCGAAGAATATGTCGAAATTGACCAGATGGAAAAATCCGTCGAATTCGTACTTGAGGCTTTGTCTTATTCATAG
- the greA gene encoding transcription elongation factor GreA has protein sequence MPEKEVILTLDGLKKLEEELEILKTQRRREVAERIKQAIEFGDISENSEYEDAKNEQAFIEGRIITLEKMLRNARVIDDNDEKDHVAIGSTVLLKDVEYGDEEEYTIVGSAEADPAVNKISNESPVGKAVLGQIKGSVVEVNVPAGMLRYEIVDIR, from the coding sequence ATGCCCGAAAAAGAAGTCATTTTAACGCTTGATGGTTTGAAGAAACTGGAAGAAGAACTGGAGATTCTAAAGACCCAAAGAAGGAGAGAAGTTGCTGAAAGGATTAAACAAGCCATTGAGTTTGGAGATATATCCGAAAACTCAGAATATGAAGATGCTAAAAATGAACAGGCTTTTATTGAAGGCAGGATCATTACTCTCGAGAAAATGCTGAGAAATGCCAGAGTCATTGACGACAATGATGAAAAAGACCATGTTGCCATAGGAAGTACAGTGCTGTTAAAAGATGTTGAATACGGGGACGAAGAAGAGTATACCATCGTCGGCTCGGCAGAGGCAGATCCGGCAGTCAATAAAATTTCCAATGAATCACCGGTTGGCAAAGCTGTTCTTGGACAAATTAAAGGCAGCGTTGTTGAGGTTAATGTTCCGGCAGGAATGCTTCGTTATGAAATTGTAGATATCCGTTAG